In Oncorhynchus clarkii lewisi isolate Uvic-CL-2024 chromosome 16, UVic_Ocla_1.0, whole genome shotgun sequence, one genomic interval encodes:
- the LOC139368973 gene encoding SRSF protein kinase 1-like isoform X1, translated as MERKVLALQARKKRAKAKKSSKKQPAHPRGTAPQQQPQPEASPQEPDEPEEILGSDDEEQEDPNDYCKGGYHHVKIGDLFNGRYHVIRKLGWGHFSTVWLAWDIQVKRFVAMKVVKSAEHYTETAVDEIKLLRSVRNTDPDDPKREMVVQLLDDFKISGINGTHVCMVFEVLGHHLLKWIIKSNYQGLPLPCVKTIIRQVLQGLDYLHTKCEIIHTDIKPENILLTVNEPYVRRLAAEATEWQKAGAPPPSGSAVSTAPAPKATTKMSKNKKKKLKKKQKRQAELLEKCILDLEEMEKAPERGEEEEEEEEDDDEDPESPVSPKQQRPYCAPLRQVSLQEVASQDTAGCIAGAEVTWLGPEGIITDAEVNCNGLHPEAGDNETEERKAQWREQDQHNGNVDQTGDCPLLQESPSPRPVYNGLVSPDTPESEEGSGAPTRKEAEIKTKASETETKSFGGREELSSEEQKNQERSQVEVTEEAQGRSRGEEVLENVQYGGEQESLKDGEKTAKLAAGNLLVNPLEPLNADRLKVKIADLGNACWLHKHFTEDIQTRQYRSLEVLIGSGYNTPADIWSTACMAFELATGDYLFEPHSGEDYSRDEDHIALIIELLGQVPHKLVTAGRYSKDFFTKKGDLKHITKLKPWGLLEVLQDKYEWSKEEADCFADFLLPMLELVPEKRATAADCLRHPWIAPQ; from the exons ATGGAGAGAAAAG TTCTAGCACTTCAGGCAAGGAAGAAGAGGGCGAAAGCAAAGAAGTCGAGCAAGAA ACAGCCAGCCCACCCCAGGGGTACAGCACCCCAGCAGCAGCCCCAGCCAGAGGCCTCTCCCCAGGAACCAGATGAGCCTGAGGAGATCTTAGGCTCTGATGATGAGGAGCAGGAGGATCCCAATGACTACTGCAAGG GTGGCTACCACCATGTGAAGATAGGAGACCTGTTCAATGGGAGGTACCATGTGATCAGGAAGCTGGGCTGGGGACACTTCTCCACTGTGTGGCTGGCTTGGGACATTCA GGTGAAGAGGTTTGTGGCTATGAAAGTGGTGAAGAGTGCAGAGCATTACACAGAGACGGCTGTAGATGAGATCAAACTGCTCAGATCT GTGAGAAACACGGACCCTGACGACCCCAAGAGGGAGATGGTGGTTCAGCTACTGGATGACTTCAAGATCTCCGGCATCAACGGGACTCATGTGTGCATGGTGTTTGAGGTGCTGGGGCACCACCTACTGAAGTGGATCATCAAGTCCAACTACCAGGGCCTTCCACTGCCCTGCGTCAAGACCATCATACGACAG GTTCTCCAGGGGTTGGACTACCTTCACACCAAGTGTGAGATCATCCACACTGACATCAAGCCAGAGAACATCCTGTTGACGGTGAATGAGCCGTACGTGAGGAGGCTGGCCGCGGAGGCTACAGAGTGGCAGAAAGCAGGGGCTCCCCCTCCCTCAGGGTCCGCAG TCAGCACAGCTCCAGCTCCAAAAGCA acgACCAAAATGTCcaagaacaagaagaagaagttAAAGAAGAAGCAGAAGCGTCAGGCGGAGCTGTtggagaagtgcattctggatctggaggagatggagaaggctccggagaggggggaggaggaggaggaggaggaggaggatgacgaCGAGGATCCGGAGTCTCCTGTATCTCCCAAGCAGCAGCGGCCATATTGTGCTCCTCTCAGACAAGTCTCCTTACAGGAAGTAGCCAGCCAAGACACAGCAG GATGCATTGCGGGTGCGGAGGTGACGTGGTTAGGACCAGAAGGGATAATAACAGACGCAGAAGTGAACTGTAACGGCCTTCATCCTGAGGCAGGGGACAATGAAACGGAGGAGAGGAAGGCACAGTGGAGAGAGCAAGACCAACATAACGGCAACGTAGACCAAACAGGGGATTGTCCTCTTCTTCAGGAGTCTCCATCACCTCGACCCGTGTATAACGGCCTGGTGTCCCCGGATACCCCAGAGAGTGAGGAGGGGAGTGGAGCACCGACCAGGAAGGAGGCTGAAATAAAGACTAAAGCATCCGAGACTGAGACGAAAAGCTTTGGTGGCCGGGAGGAGCTATCATCGGAGGAGCAGAAGAATCAGGAAAGGAGTCAAGTGGAAGTCACAGAGGAGGCGCAGGGCAGGAGTCGTGGAGAGGAGGTGCTGGAGAACGTCCAGTatggaggagaacaggagagtcTGAAGGATGGTGAGAAGACGG CCAAATTAGCAGCGGGGAACCTCCTGGTGAACCCTCTGGAGCCACTCAACGCAGACAGACTGAAGGTCAAGATAGCAGACCTGGGCAACGCCTGCTGGCTG CACAAGCACTTTACGGAAGACATCCAGACGAGACAGTACCGTTCTCTAGAGGTGCTCATAGGGTCTGGCTACAACACACCAGCTGACATATGGAGTACAGCCTGCATG GCGTTTGAGCTGGCCACTGGGGACTACTTGTTTGAGCCTCATTCCGGGGAAGATTACTCCAGGGACGAAG ACCATATCGCATTGATCATCGAGCTGCTGGGGCAAGTCCCACACAAACTCGTAACAGCTGGGAGATATTCCAAGGATTTTTTCACCAAGAAAG GGGACCTGAAGCACATCACCAAGCTGAAGCCGTGGGGGTTACTAGAGGTGCTGCAGGATAAGTACGAGTGGTCCAAAGAGGAGGCTGATTGTTTCGCTGACTTCCTCCTCCCCATGCTGGAGCTGGTACCAGAGAAGAGAGCCACAGCTGCAGACTGCCTGCGCCACCCCTGGATCGCCCCCCAGTGA
- the LOC139368973 gene encoding SRSF protein kinase 1-like isoform X2 — MERKVLALQARKKRAKAKKSSKKQPAHPRGTAPQQQPQPEASPQEPDEPEEILGSDDEEQEDPNDYCKGGYHHVKIGDLFNGRYHVIRKLGWGHFSTVWLAWDIQVKRFVAMKVVKSAEHYTETAVDEIKLLRSVRNTDPDDPKREMVVQLLDDFKISGINGTHVCMVFEVLGHHLLKWIIKSNYQGLPLPCVKTIIRQVLQGLDYLHTKCEIIHTDIKPENILLTVNEPYVRRLAAEATEWQKAGAPPPSGSAVSTAPAPKATTKMSKNKKKKLKKKQKRQAELLEKCILDLEEMEKAPERGEEEEEEEEDDDEDPESPVSPKQQRPYCAPLRQVSLQEVASQDTAGCIAGAEVTWLGPEGIITDAEVNCNGLHPEAGDNETEERKAQWREQDQHNGNVDQTGDCPLLQESPSPRPVYNGLVSPDTPESEEGSGAPTRKEAEIKTKASETETKSFGGREELSSEEQKNQERSQVEVTEEAQGRSRGEEVLENVQYGGEQESLKDAKLAAGNLLVNPLEPLNADRLKVKIADLGNACWLHKHFTEDIQTRQYRSLEVLIGSGYNTPADIWSTACMAFELATGDYLFEPHSGEDYSRDEDHIALIIELLGQVPHKLVTAGRYSKDFFTKKGDLKHITKLKPWGLLEVLQDKYEWSKEEADCFADFLLPMLELVPEKRATAADCLRHPWIAPQ, encoded by the exons ATGGAGAGAAAAG TTCTAGCACTTCAGGCAAGGAAGAAGAGGGCGAAAGCAAAGAAGTCGAGCAAGAA ACAGCCAGCCCACCCCAGGGGTACAGCACCCCAGCAGCAGCCCCAGCCAGAGGCCTCTCCCCAGGAACCAGATGAGCCTGAGGAGATCTTAGGCTCTGATGATGAGGAGCAGGAGGATCCCAATGACTACTGCAAGG GTGGCTACCACCATGTGAAGATAGGAGACCTGTTCAATGGGAGGTACCATGTGATCAGGAAGCTGGGCTGGGGACACTTCTCCACTGTGTGGCTGGCTTGGGACATTCA GGTGAAGAGGTTTGTGGCTATGAAAGTGGTGAAGAGTGCAGAGCATTACACAGAGACGGCTGTAGATGAGATCAAACTGCTCAGATCT GTGAGAAACACGGACCCTGACGACCCCAAGAGGGAGATGGTGGTTCAGCTACTGGATGACTTCAAGATCTCCGGCATCAACGGGACTCATGTGTGCATGGTGTTTGAGGTGCTGGGGCACCACCTACTGAAGTGGATCATCAAGTCCAACTACCAGGGCCTTCCACTGCCCTGCGTCAAGACCATCATACGACAG GTTCTCCAGGGGTTGGACTACCTTCACACCAAGTGTGAGATCATCCACACTGACATCAAGCCAGAGAACATCCTGTTGACGGTGAATGAGCCGTACGTGAGGAGGCTGGCCGCGGAGGCTACAGAGTGGCAGAAAGCAGGGGCTCCCCCTCCCTCAGGGTCCGCAG TCAGCACAGCTCCAGCTCCAAAAGCA acgACCAAAATGTCcaagaacaagaagaagaagttAAAGAAGAAGCAGAAGCGTCAGGCGGAGCTGTtggagaagtgcattctggatctggaggagatggagaaggctccggagaggggggaggaggaggaggaggaggaggaggatgacgaCGAGGATCCGGAGTCTCCTGTATCTCCCAAGCAGCAGCGGCCATATTGTGCTCCTCTCAGACAAGTCTCCTTACAGGAAGTAGCCAGCCAAGACACAGCAG GATGCATTGCGGGTGCGGAGGTGACGTGGTTAGGACCAGAAGGGATAATAACAGACGCAGAAGTGAACTGTAACGGCCTTCATCCTGAGGCAGGGGACAATGAAACGGAGGAGAGGAAGGCACAGTGGAGAGAGCAAGACCAACATAACGGCAACGTAGACCAAACAGGGGATTGTCCTCTTCTTCAGGAGTCTCCATCACCTCGACCCGTGTATAACGGCCTGGTGTCCCCGGATACCCCAGAGAGTGAGGAGGGGAGTGGAGCACCGACCAGGAAGGAGGCTGAAATAAAGACTAAAGCATCCGAGACTGAGACGAAAAGCTTTGGTGGCCGGGAGGAGCTATCATCGGAGGAGCAGAAGAATCAGGAAAGGAGTCAAGTGGAAGTCACAGAGGAGGCGCAGGGCAGGAGTCGTGGAGAGGAGGTGCTGGAGAACGTCCAGTatggaggagaacaggagagtcTGAAGGATG CCAAATTAGCAGCGGGGAACCTCCTGGTGAACCCTCTGGAGCCACTCAACGCAGACAGACTGAAGGTCAAGATAGCAGACCTGGGCAACGCCTGCTGGCTG CACAAGCACTTTACGGAAGACATCCAGACGAGACAGTACCGTTCTCTAGAGGTGCTCATAGGGTCTGGCTACAACACACCAGCTGACATATGGAGTACAGCCTGCATG GCGTTTGAGCTGGCCACTGGGGACTACTTGTTTGAGCCTCATTCCGGGGAAGATTACTCCAGGGACGAAG ACCATATCGCATTGATCATCGAGCTGCTGGGGCAAGTCCCACACAAACTCGTAACAGCTGGGAGATATTCCAAGGATTTTTTCACCAAGAAAG GGGACCTGAAGCACATCACCAAGCTGAAGCCGTGGGGGTTACTAGAGGTGCTGCAGGATAAGTACGAGTGGTCCAAAGAGGAGGCTGATTGTTTCGCTGACTTCCTCCTCCCCATGCTGGAGCTGGTACCAGAGAAGAGAGCCACAGCTGCAGACTGCCTGCGCCACCCCTGGATCGCCCCCCAGTGA